A window of Zingiber officinale cultivar Zhangliang chromosome 5A, Zo_v1.1, whole genome shotgun sequence contains these coding sequences:
- the LOC121981940 gene encoding aspartic proteinase NANA, chloroplast-like isoform X2 has translation MPPLLLFFLFCSYGLVAGEMPPESLHLELISRFPHRYLTRLGHLRGLVDGDRFRQRMISQRIGHQQNQQHGRRELAGSNASSAPPAAEESFAMPLSSGAYTGTGQYFVRFLLGTPAQRFVLVVDTGSDLTWVKCRPRSHGGSDAGAGESRVFRPEGSSSYAPIRCSAHMCKSSLPFALRRCPTPETPCAYNYGYSDGSTAKGVFAKESATITLTKGERRRKLRGLVVGCTTSFVGSSFRASDGVLGLGYSPVSFAARAAARFGGRFSYCLVDHLSPKNATSRLTFGLTPALAAPHRRATELLLDPRLLPFYGVRVQGVSINGEMLPIPAGVWDVGRGGGAILDSGTSLTVLAEPAYRLVSSELSRSLSGVPRVSVAPFEHCYNWTAAGPAVSVPKMAIHMSGDVRLEPPAKSYVIDVAEGVKCVGITAAPWPGVSTIGNILQQEHVWEFDLKHRRLRFRRSTCRW, from the exons ATGCCtccgcttctcctcttcttcctcttttgctCTTATGGCCTCGTCGCCGGCGAGATGCCACCTGAGTCTCTCCACCTCGAGCTCATCAGCCGCTTTCCGCATCGATATCTCACTCGGCTCGGCCACCTCCGCGGGCTCGTCGACGGCGATCGCTTCCGCCAGCGGATGATCTCCCAAAGGATCGGGCACCAGCAGAACCAGCAGCACGGTCGGAGAGAACTCGCGGGCTCCAACGCCTCCTCTGCCCCGCCAGCGGCCGAGGAGTCCTTCGCCATGCCGCTTTCGTCGGGGGCCTACACCGGTACGGGGCAGTACTTCGTGCGGTTCCTGTTAGGCACTCCGGCGCAGAGGTTCGTGCTGGTGGTGGACACCGGTAGCGACCTCACCTGGGTTAAATGCCGCCCTCGGAGTCACGGCGGCTCAGATGCCGGCGCCGGCGAAAGCagggtcttccggccggagggatCGAGCTCCTACGCCCCCATCCGCTGCTCGGCGCACATGTGCAAGTCCTCTCTTCCCTTCGCGCTGAGGAGGTGTCCGACGCCGGAAACCCCTTGTGCTTACAACTACGG CTACTCTGACGGATCGACGGCGAAGGGCGTGTTCGCGAAGGAATCTGCGACGAtaacattgacaaagggcgagcgCCGCAGGAAGCTGCGGGGGCTTGTGGTTGGGTGCACCACCTCCTTCGTCGGATCCAGCTTTCGCGCCTCCGACGGCGTGCTCGGCCTCGGCTATAGCCCTGTTTCCTTCGCCGCCCGGGCAGCTGCCCGCTTCGGTGGCCGGTTTTCCTATTGCCTCGTCGACCACCTCAGTCCCAAAAACGCCACCAGCCGCCTCACCTTCGGTCTCACTCCCGCCCTCGCCGCTCCCCACCGCCGCGCGACCGAACTCCTCCTCGATCCCCGCCTCCTGCCCTTCTACGGCGTCCGCGTCCAGGGCGTCTCGATCAACGGCGAGATGCTCCCCATCCCCGCCGGCGTGTGGGACGTCGGTCGCGGCGGCGGAGCCATCCTCGACTCCGGCACGAGCCTCACCGTACTGGCCGAGCCGGCGTACAGATTGGTTTCGTCGGAGCTGAGCCGGAGCCTCAGTGGGGTCCCCAGGGTCAGCGTGGCCCCCTTCGAGCACTGCTACAACTGGACGGCAGCAGGACCCGCAGTCTCCGTGCCGAAGATGGCGATCCACATGTCCGGCGACGTGCGGCTGGAACCACCGGCGAAGAGCTACGTCATCGACGTAGCCGAGGGGGTGAAATGCGTCGGGATTACGGCAGCGCCGTGGCCGGGGGTGTCCACCATCGGTAACATCCTGCAGCAGGAGCACGTCTGGGAGTTCGATCTCAAACATCGACGCCTGAGATTTCGTCGATCCACCTGCCGTTGGTGA
- the LOC121981940 gene encoding aspartic proteinase NANA, chloroplast-like isoform X1, producing MQGGELRSFMIREADRSVMPPLLLFFLFCSYGLVAGEMPPESLHLELISRFPHRYLTRLGHLRGLVDGDRFRQRMISQRIGHQQNQQHGRRELAGSNASSAPPAAEESFAMPLSSGAYTGTGQYFVRFLLGTPAQRFVLVVDTGSDLTWVKCRPRSHGGSDAGAGESRVFRPEGSSSYAPIRCSAHMCKSSLPFALRRCPTPETPCAYNYGYSDGSTAKGVFAKESATITLTKGERRRKLRGLVVGCTTSFVGSSFRASDGVLGLGYSPVSFAARAAARFGGRFSYCLVDHLSPKNATSRLTFGLTPALAAPHRRATELLLDPRLLPFYGVRVQGVSINGEMLPIPAGVWDVGRGGGAILDSGTSLTVLAEPAYRLVSSELSRSLSGVPRVSVAPFEHCYNWTAAGPAVSVPKMAIHMSGDVRLEPPAKSYVIDVAEGVKCVGITAAPWPGVSTIGNILQQEHVWEFDLKHRRLRFRRSTCRW from the exons ATGCAGGGAGGAGAACTGAGAAGCTTCATGATACG CGAAGCTGATCGGAGCGTGATGCCtccgcttctcctcttcttcctcttttgctCTTATGGCCTCGTCGCCGGCGAGATGCCACCTGAGTCTCTCCACCTCGAGCTCATCAGCCGCTTTCCGCATCGATATCTCACTCGGCTCGGCCACCTCCGCGGGCTCGTCGACGGCGATCGCTTCCGCCAGCGGATGATCTCCCAAAGGATCGGGCACCAGCAGAACCAGCAGCACGGTCGGAGAGAACTCGCGGGCTCCAACGCCTCCTCTGCCCCGCCAGCGGCCGAGGAGTCCTTCGCCATGCCGCTTTCGTCGGGGGCCTACACCGGTACGGGGCAGTACTTCGTGCGGTTCCTGTTAGGCACTCCGGCGCAGAGGTTCGTGCTGGTGGTGGACACCGGTAGCGACCTCACCTGGGTTAAATGCCGCCCTCGGAGTCACGGCGGCTCAGATGCCGGCGCCGGCGAAAGCagggtcttccggccggagggatCGAGCTCCTACGCCCCCATCCGCTGCTCGGCGCACATGTGCAAGTCCTCTCTTCCCTTCGCGCTGAGGAGGTGTCCGACGCCGGAAACCCCTTGTGCTTACAACTACGG CTACTCTGACGGATCGACGGCGAAGGGCGTGTTCGCGAAGGAATCTGCGACGAtaacattgacaaagggcgagcgCCGCAGGAAGCTGCGGGGGCTTGTGGTTGGGTGCACCACCTCCTTCGTCGGATCCAGCTTTCGCGCCTCCGACGGCGTGCTCGGCCTCGGCTATAGCCCTGTTTCCTTCGCCGCCCGGGCAGCTGCCCGCTTCGGTGGCCGGTTTTCCTATTGCCTCGTCGACCACCTCAGTCCCAAAAACGCCACCAGCCGCCTCACCTTCGGTCTCACTCCCGCCCTCGCCGCTCCCCACCGCCGCGCGACCGAACTCCTCCTCGATCCCCGCCTCCTGCCCTTCTACGGCGTCCGCGTCCAGGGCGTCTCGATCAACGGCGAGATGCTCCCCATCCCCGCCGGCGTGTGGGACGTCGGTCGCGGCGGCGGAGCCATCCTCGACTCCGGCACGAGCCTCACCGTACTGGCCGAGCCGGCGTACAGATTGGTTTCGTCGGAGCTGAGCCGGAGCCTCAGTGGGGTCCCCAGGGTCAGCGTGGCCCCCTTCGAGCACTGCTACAACTGGACGGCAGCAGGACCCGCAGTCTCCGTGCCGAAGATGGCGATCCACATGTCCGGCGACGTGCGGCTGGAACCACCGGCGAAGAGCTACGTCATCGACGTAGCCGAGGGGGTGAAATGCGTCGGGATTACGGCAGCGCCGTGGCCGGGGGTGTCCACCATCGGTAACATCCTGCAGCAGGAGCACGTCTGGGAGTTCGATCTCAAACATCGACGCCTGAGATTTCGTCGATCCACCTGCCGTTGGTGA
- the LOC121981943 gene encoding interactor of constitutive active ROPs 4-like, with protein sequence MSRSRAFELPKRAPLRPQTGSEANVLHRPVAALAGGAPKSGDRLSSRGRLQEIQKKRSTRAVEVLEQKVGEAEEELKKLKAQLDSAVAAKLDAEQTLAMKLVEKDELVVASHGSKEVTAAEDKVQPVAAAELMEEEKDDEANSEHAVAEQKEEEEAMVALNALLLEKEKEVGILRQETAFFRARAAAAMAVTLAAALATEGALMAKLKSAEEELKQRTVKAELLTEQLSSAEREKTAAEAEMKRLRAQNEQWRKAAEAAAEALAEPGEWGPVSMAGEEEEGRRNSVGAWVFGDLWKKKPHQK encoded by the exons ATGTCGAGGTCGAG AGCGTTCGAATTACCGAAGCGGGCGCCGCTCCGCCCTCAGACCGGCTCCGAGGCCAACGTCCTCCACCGCCCAGTAGCCGCGCTGGCCGGCGGCGCCCCTAAGTCCGGTGACCGTTTGTCCTCTCGCGGCCGCTTGCAAGAG ATCCAGAAGAAGCGCAGTACCAGAGCTGTGGAAGTACTGGAACAGAAGGTTGGCGAAGCAGAGGAGGAGCTTAAGAAACTGAAAGCTCAATTGGATTCTGCAGTAGCCGCGAAGCTCGATGCCGAACAAACTCTTGCCATGAAATTGGTGGAAAAAGATGAACTCGTGGTTGCTTCACATGGCTCAAAGGAGGTGACGGCTGCAGAAGACAAAGTTCAACCGGTGGCCGCAGCAGAGCTCATGGAAGAAGAGAAAGATGATGAGGCGAACTCTGAACACGCAGTGGCAGaacagaaagaagaggaagaagcgatGGTGGCACTCAACGCTTTGCTGCTCGAGAAGGAGAAAGAGGTCGGAATTCTTCGACAAGAAACTGCGTTTTTCCGAGCGAGAGCAGCGGCAGCGATGGCCGTTACCCTCGCCGCAGCGCTTGCGACGGAGGGGGCGCTGATGGCGAAGCTCAAATCGGCGGAAGAGGAGCTGAAACAGAGAACGGTGAAGGCGGAACTGCTAACCGAGCAGCTGAGCTCGGCAGAACGGGAGAAAACGGCGGCGGAAGCCGAGATGAAGCGGCTGAGGGCTCAGAATGAGCAGTGGAGGAAGGCCGCCGAGGCGGCCGCAGAGGCACTGGCGGAGCCCGGCGAATGGGGCCCGGTGTCGATGGctggggaggaggaggaggggaggcGGAATTCGGTGGGAGCCTGGGTGTTCGGTGACCTCTGGAAGAAAAAACCCCACCAAAAATAa
- the LOC121981941 gene encoding shaggy-related protein kinase iota-like — protein MASLPLGAHHPPPQPEHDAFNPTAPPRSSQMDEGKQVSVPEENDAVTGHIISTTIGGKNGEPKQTISYMAERVVGTGSFGIVFQAKCLETGETVAIKKVLQDRKYKNRELQLMRSMDHSNVISLKHCFFSTTSKDELFLNLVMEYVPETLYRVLRHYSSVNQRMPLFYVKLYTYQLFRGLAYSHTVPGICHRDVKPQNVLVDPHTHQVKLCDFGSAKVLVKGEPNISYICSRYYRAPELIFGAIEYGTSIDIWSAGCVLAELLLGQPLFPGESAVDQLVEVIKVLGTPTREEIRCMNPNYTDFRFPQIKAHPWHKIFHKRMPPEAIDLTSRLLQYSPNFRCTALEACAHPFFDELREPNARLPNGRPLPPLFNFKQELASASPELIHKLIPGHMRR, from the exons ATGGCCTCACTGCCGCTTGGGGCCCATCATCCGCCTCCGCAGCCCGAGCACGACGCCTTCAATCCCACCGCCCCTCCCCGGAGCTCTCAGATGGACGAGGGCAAG CAAGTTTCAGTTCCTGAGGAAAATGATGCAGTCACTGGTCATATAATCTCCACCACCATTGGAGGAAAGAATGGTGAACCTAAGCAG ACCATTAGTTACATGGCGGAGCGTGTTGTTGGAACTGGCTCATTTGGGATTGTATTCCAG GCCAAATGTCTGGAAACAGGAGAAACTGTTGCTATAAAAAAGGTTTTGCAGGATCGTAAATACAAAAATCGTGAGTTGCAGTTGATGCGCTCAATGGATCATTCAAATGTGATATCTTTGAAGCATTGTTTTTTCTCCACCACAAGCAAAGACGAACTTTTTCTCAATCTGGTAATGGAATATGTACCAGAAACTTTATATCGAGTTCTAAGACATTACAGTAGTGTGAATCAAAGGATGCCACTTTTCTATGTGAAGCTATATACGTATCAG ttattTAGAGGTTTGGCTTATAGTCATACAGTTCCTGGTATCTGTCATAGAGATGTAAAACCACAAAATGTCTTG GTAGATCCTCATACTCACCAAGTCAAGCTATGTGATTTTGGAAGTGCAAAGGTTTTG GTCAAGGGTGAACCCAACATTTCATACATTTGCTCTCGTTATTATCGTGCTCCAGAGCTTATTTTTGGAGCAATAGAATATGGAACATCTATTGATATTTGGTCAGCAGGATGTGTCCTTGCTGAATTGCTCCTTGGTCAG CCATTGTTTCCGGGAGAAAGTGCAGTAGATCAGCTTGTGGAAGTAATTAAG GTTCTTGGAACTCCAACTCGGGAGGAAATCCGGTGCATGAATCCTAACTATACAGACTTTAGATTTCCACAGATAAAAGCTCATCCATGGCACAAG ATATTCCATAAAAGAATGCCACCAGAGGCAATAGACCTTACATCTCGCCTTCTCCAATACTCTCCAAATTTTCGCTGTACCGCT TTGGAAGCATGTGCTCATCCTTTTTTTGATGAACTAAGAGAACCAAATGCAAGGCTGCCAAATGGTCGTCCTCTGCCTCCTCTTTTTAACTTCAAGCAGGAG TTAGCAAGTGCATCCCCAGAGCTCATCCACAAATTGATTCCAGGACATATGAGGCGGTAA
- the LOC121981942 gene encoding CBL-interacting protein kinase 19-like, producing the protein MAEAAAPEMSLTEKRRNKDTGGGGLLLGRFDVGRLLGAGSFAKVYVARDVRTDELVAIKALDKEKIVKGGFAAHIKREIAILRRVRHPYIVQLFEVMATKTKIYFVMEYVRGGELFGGVAKGRLLEDTARRYFQQLISAVSFCHARGVFHRDLKPENLLLDDNGDLKVSDFGLSAVAEQMHVDGLLHTFCGTPAYVAPEVLSRRGYDGAKVDVWSCGVILFVLMAGYLPFHDRSIVAMYRKIHKGSFRCPRWFSQDLVHLLHRLLDVNPQSRATIPEIMENPWFRKGFRHIRFYIEDNQLHSFNDSDSEDEQLQSNQPKPDETYESGSESDSSVASCPASFSDEPYQCHPLLRPPSLTAFDIISFSRGFDLSGLFEEKGEMTRFLSKEPVEAIVSKLEDIAKGVSFKVRKNGCRISLEGTREGEKGPLTIGVDVYELTPSMVVVEVKKKAGDGGEYEEFCNKELKPGLQHLVYISTHIARDTE; encoded by the coding sequence ATGGCAGAGGCAGCCGCGCCGGAGATGAGTTTGACTGAGAAGAGGAGGAATAAGGATACCGGAGGAGGCGGCCTTCTCCTCGGGCGGTTTGATGTGGGCAGGCTCCTCGGTGCCGGCTCCTTCGCGAAGGTCTACGTCGCTCGCGACGTTCGCACCGACGAGCTCGTGGCCATCAAGGCGCTCGACAAGGAGAAGATCGTGAAGGGAGGATTCGCCGCGCACATCAAGCGCGAGATCGCCATCCTCCGCCGCGTACGCCATCCATACATCGTGCAGCTCTTCGAAGTCATGGCTACCAAGACTAAGATCTATTTCGTCATGGAGTACGTCCGCGGCGGCGAGCTATTCGGCGGCGTCGCCAAGGGGCGGCTTCTCGAGGACACCGCCCGCCGCTACTTCCAGCAGCTGATCTCCGCCGTATCCTTTTGCCACGCCAGAGGCGTCTTCCACCGAGACCTCAAGCCGGAGAACCTCCTCCTCGACGATAACGGTGACCTCAAGGTCTCCGACTTCGGCCTATCAGCGGTGGCTGAGCAGATGCACGTAGATGGCCTCTTGCATACCTTCTGCGGCACGCCCGCATACGTCGCGCCTGAAGTGCTATCCCGCAGGGGCTACGATGGCGCCAAGGTTGACGTCTGGTCCTGTGGTGTCATCCTCTTCGTGCTCATGGCTGGTTATCTCCCCTTCCACGACCGCAGCATCGTGGCCATGTACCGGAAGATCCACAAAGGATCCTTCCGATGCCCACGGTGGTTCTCGCAGGACCTTGTCCATCTCCTCCATCGCCTCCTTGATGTCAATCCTCAATCCCGAGCCACCATTCCGGAGATCATGGAGAATCCTTGGTTCAGAAAAGGGTTCCGACACATCCGATTTTATATCGAAGACAACCAATTACATAGCTTTAACGattcagactcagaagatgaacaaTTGCAGAGTAATCAACCAAAGCCGGATGAGACATACGAATCAGGGTCAGAATCGGATAGTTCCGTGGCATCCTGTCCAGCATCATTCTCCGACGAGCCGTACCAATGTCATCCATTGTTAAGGCCACCAAGCCTTACCGCATTTGATATCATATCTTTCTCAAGAGGCTTTGACCTCTCAGGTTTGTTTGAAGAGAAAGGGGAGATGACCAGGTTCTTGTCCAAGGAGCCTGTCGAAGCAATAGTATCGAAATTGGAGGATATTGCAAAGGGTGTGAGCTTTAAGGTCCGGAAGAATGGATGCCGGATCAGCTTGGAAGGAACTAGAGAGGGTGAGAAGGGCCCGTTGACAATCGGCGTGGATGTATATGAGCTTACACCATCCATGGTTGTGGTCGAGGTGAAGAAGAAGGCAGGTGACGGAGGGGAGTATGAAGAGTTCTGCAATAAGGAACTCAAGCCAGGCTTACAACACCTCGTCTATATCTCCACCCACATTGCCCGTGATACTGAATAA